One part of the Moraxella sp. FZFQ2102 genome encodes these proteins:
- the maiA gene encoding maleylacetoacetate isomerase, translating to MLKLYNFFRSGTSHRTRIALNLKGLEYEYLPISLGKYENKSDAYKAINPQGLVPALVLESGEVLTQSVAIIEWLEEVYPQSSLLPKDPIARARVRALAAIIGCDIHPINNKRILEYLKSELGQDDDVTAAWTAEWIHAGFSALETLLAKDTARHKGFCFGDTPTLADAYLIPQVYSARRFGVDLSAYPNIVAIDAHCNSLDAFKKAHPDNQIDTPKI from the coding sequence ATGTTAAAACTGTATAACTTTTTTCGCAGCGGCACATCGCACCGCACGCGCATCGCGCTCAATCTTAAGGGGCTTGAGTATGAATATCTGCCGATCAGCCTTGGTAAATATGAAAACAAAAGCGATGCCTATAAAGCGATTAATCCGCAAGGTTTAGTCCCTGCATTGGTGCTAGAAAGTGGCGAAGTGCTGACCCAAAGCGTCGCCATCATCGAGTGGCTCGAAGAAGTCTATCCGCAGTCGTCACTACTGCCAAAAGATCCAATCGCGCGCGCTCGTGTGCGTGCATTGGCGGCGATTATCGGCTGTGATATTCATCCGATCAATAATAAGAGAATTTTAGAATATCTAAAATCAGAGCTTGGTCAAGATGATGATGTCACGGCGGCATGGACAGCTGAGTGGATTCATGCAGGCTTTAGTGCGCTTGAGACTTTACTTGCCAAAGATACCGCGCGCCACAAGGGATTTTGCTTTGGTGATACGCCGACACTTGCCGATGCCTATCTGATTCCGCAGGTGTATTCAGCGCGCCGTTTCGGGGTGGATTTATCCGCTTATCCGAATATTGTCGCCATCGATGCGCATTGCAATAGTTTAGATGCCTTTAAAAAAGCGCATCCTGATAACCAAATCGATACGCCAAAAATTTAA
- a CDS encoding fumarylacetoacetate hydrolase family protein produces the protein MSYVFEPVKTVGLAINGTDDQFPVRRVYCVGRNYAAHAREMGFDPDREPPFFFCKPNDPESIVPVSAGVAIDLPYPDQTNNYHYEIELVVAIGKGGKNISVEDAVQHIFGYAVGLDMTRRDLQMKMREMGRPWEIGKAFDYSAPIGMIHPISETGEINKGEIHLTVNGETKQKSGIDFLIWNVAETISKLSELFELQAGDLIFTGTPEGVGAVVKGDVMQADIAGLTGITVNVK, from the coding sequence ATGTCATATGTATTTGAACCTGTCAAAACCGTCGGTCTAGCCATCAATGGCACGGATGACCAATTCCCAGTGCGCCGCGTGTACTGCGTCGGTCGTAACTATGCCGCGCACGCTCGCGAGATGGGCTTTGATCCTGATCGTGAACCACCATTTTTCTTCTGCAAGCCAAACGATCCTGAATCTATCGTGCCTGTGTCAGCAGGTGTGGCGATTGATTTGCCTTATCCTGATCAGACCAATAATTATCACTATGAGATTGAATTGGTTGTCGCGATTGGTAAAGGTGGTAAAAATATTTCTGTCGAAGATGCCGTTCAGCACATCTTTGGCTATGCAGTCGGTCTTGACATGACGCGTCGCGACCTGCAGATGAAAATGCGCGAAATGGGTCGTCCTTGGGAAATTGGTAAAGCATTTGATTATTCAGCGCCAATCGGCATGATTCACCCAATCAGTGAAACTGGCGAAATCAATAAAGGTGAGATTCACCTAACCGTCAATGGCGAAACCAAGCAAAAAAGCGGCATCGATTTTCTGATTTGGAATGTCGCTGAGACCATCAGCAAATTATCAGAACTGTTTGAACTACAAGCAGGTGATTTGATCTTCACAGGTACGCCTGAAGGGGTTGGTGCTGTGGTCAAAGGCGATGTGATGCAAGCAGACATCGCAGG